The following are from one region of the Nostoc cf. commune SO-36 genome:
- a CDS encoding tetratricopeptide repeat protein, with protein MAFIYKSASSKTVPFVNYFYWTVSLAIIYANKGNVDEAIALYKKSLEIEESIGNVQGKATTLHQLGMIYANKGEVDQAIALYNQSLEITQRIGDVRTQAMPLRRLGDLAEQQGEYTKAISYLQPALEILQRLKSPDAESVSASLDRVMRNS; from the coding sequence ATTGCGTTTATCTATAAATCAGCCTCTTCAAAAACTGTACCTTTTGTCAACTACTTCTACTGGACTGTCTCTCTAGCAATTATCTACGCCAACAAAGGGAATGTGGATGAAGCGATCGCTCTCTACAAGAAGTCTTTGGAAATAGAAGAAAGCATTGGTAATGTCCAAGGCAAAGCGACGACGTTGCACCAACTGGGAATGATCTACGCTAACAAAGGTGAAGTAGATCAAGCGATCGCACTTTACAATCAGTCTTTGGAAATAACTCAACGCATTGGTGATGTCCGAACTCAAGCAATGCCTCTGCGGAGGTTAGGAGATTTGGCAGAACAACAGGGTGAATACACTAAAGCGATATCCTATTTGCAACCAGCTTTAGAGATTTTGCAGCGATTGAAGTCACCGGATGCTGAAAGTGTGAGTGCAAGTCTTGATAGGGTAATGCGTAATTCGTAA
- a CDS encoding TMEM143 family protein, translating to MAVSENREAFIPYTRSDIIKLCLQDGQLDEADAKKFQDFCQILIAYYHFRFHKTLEVIKDNYIPFNPNADIQPITPPTFEQYDDMELKVVEAFQDIVERANYILLPESILKRSLATKSLIELKTQVNFEDFDRFICYYRGDSYKNISVKKFFFWQEQKTIDTFERIVLLVKFKEAAYFLGKKNKIQELKFIPGKMYVYFYKNIPKLDVDLIFPNVKTSMTWKDRLLFGIPAIGAAIPLILRTLPNLLLLLAAILIVLNVPFLVESLDVELDKVRNFMPVLVATLSLAIALGGFAFKQYTNYKNKKIQFQKLVTDTLFFKSLANNTSVFQMFIELAEEEESKEVILAYYHLLTSPTPLSPQQLDSRIETWMENKLGTKINFDIQGPLSNLEDIRGQVVQNSETTDNVPEIPLLTYDSHGACHILPLDDAKAVIDYVWDNAFRYNGIIL from the coding sequence ATGGCTGTTTCCGAAAATAGAGAAGCGTTCATTCCCTACACTCGCAGTGATATTATCAAGCTTTGCCTGCAAGACGGTCAGCTAGATGAAGCTGATGCCAAAAAATTTCAAGATTTTTGCCAAATCCTCATTGCATACTATCACTTTCGCTTCCACAAAACTTTAGAAGTTATCAAAGATAACTACATACCCTTTAACCCTAATGCAGATATTCAACCAATAACTCCGCCAACATTCGAGCAATATGATGATATGGAGTTGAAAGTAGTTGAAGCCTTTCAAGATATTGTTGAAAGGGCTAATTATATTCTTTTACCTGAATCGATTCTTAAGCGATCGCTAGCAACCAAATCTCTAATTGAATTGAAAACTCAAGTCAATTTTGAGGATTTTGACCGCTTTATCTGTTATTACCGGGGTGATAGTTATAAAAATATTTCAGTAAAAAAGTTCTTCTTTTGGCAAGAACAAAAGACAATTGATACTTTTGAACGGATTGTTTTATTAGTCAAGTTCAAAGAAGCGGCTTACTTTCTTGGGAAGAAAAACAAAATCCAAGAATTAAAATTTATTCCCGGTAAAATGTATGTTTACTTCTATAAAAATATTCCTAAACTAGATGTTGACTTAATCTTTCCCAATGTAAAAACAAGTATGACCTGGAAAGATCGCCTACTATTTGGAATTCCGGCGATTGGAGCGGCAATTCCTTTGATATTAAGAACATTGCCGAACTTATTATTGCTGTTGGCTGCAATTTTAATAGTACTAAATGTACCATTTTTGGTTGAATCTCTAGATGTAGAGTTGGATAAAGTCAGAAATTTTATGCCTGTTCTGGTGGCAACTTTATCATTAGCGATCGCTTTGGGTGGATTTGCCTTTAAGCAATACACTAATTACAAAAATAAAAAAATCCAATTTCAAAAACTTGTTACTGATACGCTCTTCTTCAAAAGTTTAGCGAACAACACTAGTGTTTTTCAAATGTTTATTGAATTGGCAGAAGAAGAAGAATCTAAGGAAGTTATTTTGGCATACTATCATTTACTTACCAGTCCCACACCATTAAGCCCTCAACAATTAGATTCTCGTATCGAAACTTGGATGGAGAATAAACTAGGCACAAAGATTAACTTTGATATTCAAGGGCCTCTGAGCAATCTAGAAGATATTCGTGGCCAAGTAGTGCAAAATAGCGAAACAACAGACAATGTACCAGAAATTCCTTTACTAACCTACGATAGCCACGGAGCATGTCACATTCTCCCTTTGGATGATGCTAAAGCAGTGATTGATTATGTTTGGGATAATGCTTTTCGTTATAACGGGATAATCTTGTAG
- a CDS encoding KGK domain-containing protein, which produces MEDGFERLNHDEVVSIEPDTFNKLNIAKTFKVRDLITAIKEYIGAEETDEANLYTQGLNCEVLQFSTLGWKKGKVRLALEFCPDESESPLDEIFQKLKQVEN; this is translated from the coding sequence ATGGAAGATGGATTCGAGAGACTAAATCACGATGAAGTTGTGTCTATAGAACCAGACACTTTTAATAAGTTAAATATTGCTAAAACTTTTAAAGTCCGTGATTTGATTACCGCAATTAAGGAATATATTGGAGCAGAAGAGACAGATGAAGCAAATTTGTATACCCAAGGGTTAAATTGTGAAGTTTTACAATTTAGTACTTTGGGATGGAAAAAAGGAAAAGTGAGACTTGCTTTAGAATTTTGTCCTGATGAATCTGAGTCACCACTTGATGAAATTTTTCAAAAACTCAAACAAGTAGAAAACTAA
- the ccsB gene encoding c-type cytochrome biogenesis protein CcsB, with protein sequence MNLVVLQNWLDNASFAILFLTMLVYWGGAAFPNLPYLAALGTSGMAIANLCIATLLGARWIEAGYFPLSNLYESLFFLTWGITAVHLIAENSSRSRLVGVATAPVAMAITAFATMTLPSQMQASEPLVPALKSNWLMMHVSVMMLSYSALMVGSLLAIAFLIVTRGQNIQLQGSSVGTGGYRSNGYRLHKASELISQPPAPAVENNGFARFETTSNGNGNGNTAVLNLVTTPESQAVASAEPLSPQRLSLAETLDNISYRIIGLGFPLLTIGIIAGGVWANEAWGSYWSWDPKETWALITWLVFAAYLHARITHGWQGRSPAILASTGLLVVWVCYLGVNLLGKGLHSYGWFF encoded by the coding sequence ATGAATCTAGTTGTACTCCAGAACTGGCTGGACAATGCCTCCTTTGCCATATTATTCCTGACAATGCTGGTGTATTGGGGAGGCGCAGCTTTTCCGAATCTACCTTATTTAGCTGCTTTGGGGACATCTGGGATGGCGATCGCAAATTTGTGCATTGCTACTCTATTAGGGGCACGATGGATCGAAGCTGGTTACTTTCCCTTAAGTAATCTCTATGAATCTCTGTTTTTCTTAACTTGGGGAATTACCGCCGTCCATCTAATTGCTGAAAATAGTAGCCGTAGCCGTTTAGTGGGAGTTGCGACCGCTCCTGTGGCAATGGCGATAACTGCTTTTGCTACTATGACACTACCATCGCAAATGCAAGCGTCAGAACCCCTAGTACCTGCCTTGAAGTCAAATTGGCTGATGATGCATGTCAGCGTGATGATGTTGAGTTATTCTGCTTTGATGGTGGGTTCATTATTAGCGATCGCTTTCTTAATTGTCACTCGCGGTCAAAATATTCAATTACAAGGTAGTTCTGTTGGTACTGGCGGCTATCGCAGCAACGGCTATCGCTTGCACAAAGCATCTGAACTAATTTCTCAACCACCAGCGCCTGCTGTCGAAAATAATGGCTTTGCCCGTTTTGAAACTACTAGCAACGGCAACGGTAACGGTAACACTGCCGTTTTGAATTTAGTAACTACCCCTGAATCTCAAGCCGTTGCATCTGCTGAACCTCTTTCACCCCAGCGCCTTAGCCTTGCCGAAACACTCGATAACATCAGCTATCGCATCATTGGATTAGGATTTCCCCTGCTGACAATTGGCATCATTGCCGGTGGGGTTTGGGCTAACGAAGCTTGGGGTTCCTACTGGAGTTGGGATCCCAAAGAAACTTGGGCATTAATCACCTGGTTAGTATTCGCCGCCTACCTTCACGCCAGAATTACTCACGGTTGGCAAGGGCGCAGTCCTGCAATTTTAGCTTCCACCGGTTTGCTTGTCGTTTGGGTTTGCTATCTCGGTGTAAATCTTTTGGGTAAAGGTTTACATTCTTACGGTTGGTTTTTCTAA